Genomic DNA from Anthonomus grandis grandis chromosome 2, icAntGran1.3, whole genome shotgun sequence:
ATacttaatctttttaatatacatgcGCCATTTAAAACGGCCAGAATTACTAAAGGAAGGAGTCCTTGGATCACAGATAATATCAAACATCTTATTTATCTTAGAAATGGGGGCTTGTCCAAGtacaaaagacaaaaaactgaattaaattgGGAACACTATCGCCAACTTCGGAACCAAGTGACAGCGGCTGTTGAAATAGAGAAGAAGTGCTATCTCAATAACATCTTACAAAAGGGTGACTCCAAAAATAACTGGAAGGTACTACGTCAGCTGAACATACATTGCAAGCCTCAAAACACCATTCCTGACCACTTGGGTGACCCTGAATTtataaataccttttttataaatgctgcatcTTCCAACGCGCCTAATCCAGAAACGTTGTCTTATTATCTACAAAATGTCAAGGAAGGGGTAGGAAACTTCGAGTTTTAGCTAGCAACGCTTGAAGAagttaaatctactttatcctcAATGAAATCTGAGGCCATTGGGACAGATGGTATAGGCTTATCGATGCTGCTCCACTGCTGTCCATATATTCTTCCATTTCTAGTGCATCTTGTTAATTGTTGTATTGAATCTTCAACTTTTCCCGATTCTTGGAAGTCCTCATACCTTATCCCTATTCCAAAAGTCCCTTCTCCAACTGAATTATCCGACCTTAGGCCTATTAGCATTCTCCCTGTCATCTCAAAAGTTTTAGAGAGGGTATTGGAAAGCCAAATCAGAACATACGTAAACAGATTTGATATCTTGCCGGTTATTCAGTCCGGGTTTCGAAAAGACTTTAGCTGCTCTACTGCTCTTCTAAAAGTAACTGACGATATTATACAATCAGCTGATTGTAATGAGTTAACAATGTACTTGATtactccaaggcctttgataagtTAAATCACCAACTATTACTGGCTATActaaaatttttaggttttgggGAGAGTGCTCGCTCTCTAGTTCGGCAATATTTGACCGGTCGAGCTCAGATAGTGAAGCTCAATGGTAAGCAATCCTCGGCTATGGATCTCTCTTGCGGAGTACCACAAGGGTCTATTCTTGGTCCTCTATTCTTTACCCTGTATACGTCAAGGCATCGGAAAATCATTGTTTGAGTTTAAACCCAAGTAAATGTAAGGTTCTTCTTTTTGGTAGGTTGCATTCCAGAGACACATATGAGAAATTTGTTCAGATTAAATTGAATGGTCAACTAATAAATTGTAGTAATGTGGCTAGGAATCTTGGAGTTTTATTAGATGTTAAGTTGAGGTTCACTGAGCACATTgatcaatgtattaaaaaagcttttattaacctTAAGCTACTTTATAGTCAGAGGCAGCTCCTTAATaaggaactaaaaaaagttttatgtgaCAGTCTTGTATTGTCCCATTTCACTTACTGTGATGTTTTGTATGGCCCCTGCCTTTTGATAagtgatataaaaagaatacagTACATTCAAAATTGTTGTGTAAGGCTAATTAATGGAATGAGAAAATTTGATAGAGGTGTGAGTAGTGAGTTACGCTTGATGAGATGGCTAAATATGAGTGAAAGGAGGTTACTACATAGTCttgttctctttaataaaattgtctttaaaaaatgtcctaattacctttatcagaaaattaagtttagatatGACGCTCATGTTTTGGACTtaagaaataagcattttattacacctcctcttcataaaactgttttatttgagaggagctttagttactgtattcatctgcaatataataaaattcctcctgagttaaaatatatttcaccttctatatttaaacgaaaaataagCAATTATATTACTGATCTCTGTTAGCCTAGAGTGTTGTTAAATatctattctttaacttattgtaAATTTCATAAGTCTGTCATAAGTCTGTGCATATAGGCagttagaacttaatattttgtaactatgcaattatttaagatacattttgAAATCCTTTGTAATATCTAACCTCAAGCTGATTTGTATGGTTAAGCTAGGAAGTAAGCTTCAACTTCGCCATTTAGAATTTaccaattgtaaattttaataaagacattattattattattattattattattattattattattattattattattattattattattattattattattattattattattattattattattattattattattattattattattattattattattattattattattattatttacagccagttaaggctcgcactccctctaagggggggggatcatttacttatcccagatacctgcgatatcaaaaggattaagctctgtggtctgtgggggccttttcggtgtccttaagtgacctgaaatgtagagttatcccctagaaatttccgggtgctgcgagcagttgccagtagtactgccttttgcatgtgcttatatagatgttcgcctgttcctagttgtttaaggtattccagtagactctttggtattacacccgttgtcgatataacaattgggatggtctgaacattatccattctccattgccttccgatttgaatttctagatctctgtatttggcgattttctcagtgtgtttctcttgcagattattgttgttcggtatggctacgtcaattagagttgttttcctggaaattttatctattaaaataagatctggtctattatgccttacatgttgatcggtaagtacactgcggtcccaatataacttatatcggtcattttccactacgggttctggagtatatttataatacggaaccttctctgttgtaataagttccaacttcattgccaactcttgatgtaaaattttcccaactgagtcgtgccgttctttgtattctgtcgctgcaaaggcctgacatcctcctattatgtgctggattgtctctgatgtttggcatccataccggcatttgtcgttttgtacggacggatctctgacgatgtgcttgagataatttcttgttggtataacctgatcttgggtggcgagtagaaagcctttggtttctggaaacatcttgcctgataccaaccaatagttcgacgaagcagtgtcgacatgattttggctgatctcattaggatgccgcccatgaaggggcttctccatccagatgcggagtttttcctggtccgtatgatggtagctgcgcgcttcctcgctcttaagttgtagaggagtggaatcgtctatttgatttattgcgcgatgcagcgtggaattttctccttgcctgtaaaaataggatcttaagttagtgatttgtttttcaagttgtttacccagatctattaatcctcttcctccaaggtggcggggaagcattgttctttcagtggcacttcgagggtggtggttgtgcgttttagtaagtagggtcctcacttttctttgtagcctttctatgtctgtcctactccaattaattaccccaaaagaataactaagagctgaacatgcgtaggagttaagtgccttaaacatatttttgctgttgagattggttctcaaaacttgtcttacccttttcacaaactcgttagtcagttcgcatttcattgtttgttgttcaatcgtttgtgattgtttcatccccaagtatttgtaaatttcgtgttcgcccatggcctcgatggtctggacattctgcatctgatattctcctggctgaatttttcctcggattatattgagagtacggcatttatctagtccaaattgcatgccgatgtcattggagaactcttctactatatgcagcatttggtttagttggttcctagttgcagccattatttttaaatcatccatatacagtaagtgatttaactttgcaatctcggtgttattatctcggatgctaaacccatagttggtagagttaagacggttcgaaagaggattcatagcaaggcagaaccataatgggctcagtgagtccccttggaagattcctgttcgaattggaatgttgtttgtacttactgtgcttttaccctgtacttcgagctggatcgttgttctccaacttgtcatagcgctctctagaaaagacaaagtattaccatcaactttatacacttttaatatgtttataagccattcgtgtggtactgagtcgaaggctttcttatagtcgacgtaggcagtaaaaatatttctcttgttgtgatatgcctggttgttgatgacagagtcgataataagttgttctttacagcccatagaccctttagcgcatcctttttgttgTGCGGATATGATGTTGTTTTTCTCACAGTGTTGGTAAATGCGCTGTgttaaacatgaagtgataattttatacaaagtaggtaggcacgttaccggtcggtacttagacggattttgtgtgttgttctggtctttaggCAGTAGATAGGTTACTCCTTGGGTTAGGAACGCTAGCATTTCCTGTGGGTTAAGAATAacgtggttaattaattctgagagtttaggatgcacactccgtagtttctttagccaaaagttatgaactccatctgggccaggtgatttccaattatgcagtttttggataatctggttgacttcctcgatagtgaatggtcgatgttccatctggttatatttattactattttgtttctcttcagtaacccagcttgcgttgatattgcatgttgtttgagttgcaagttgtttggcccaaaaatcttgaatttgttctttcgtggggtattgcttatctgggtgatctgattttgagtttagctctctataaaattgtttttcggccttttcaaaacgaagattgtcacgttttcggttattactggtcttgtatcttcgtaggcgccctgaaaataaggaaagtttctgttttagagtatccaggcattgttgagctgtattattttctggttcatgccgagtgtggatgttgtttctctgcaaaatttcatcaactttctgttttagtctatttgttcgtgtacccctcagatattctgttagttggccgatatcttttcgaaacctctgaatttttcgttgaagtctggtctcccatggcggtatcgggagctcggttcttgcagagtcattgtggatccttatcttaatcttcatggttttagcaacggcagttgctgcgctataaactaaaaggtgaagagattgcatgttattaatatttaaaagataaggtggaagaattttggtgtttaaaagttccataatttgacctagtttttttgaagagtttattTTTGGAAGTTTGGGTCTTATCAGTGGGTTGGTTCCCTCAAATTCAGCAGATAGTTCGTGATATAGCTCAGAATTGTCCTCTTGGGTGTTTTCGGTAGTGTTAAGTTCCTGTGTgttatttaatacgttttctATTACAGGTTGCTCCTCAGCTGGTTGATTGTTAGCGGGGTCTTGTTCGTTATTAGTTTgcgcttgtatttcttctttaatggtaTTGAGTCTTGTCTCTGGAATTAGGTGATTACGCATTATTACCCGATACTGGTCTGCTACTCTCTGTTCGGTAACTTGGAGATGTGGATAGATTTTCCTAAATTCGGCATGTAAAGGTTGTCTGTAGCCGATCATTTCTCGTCCCAGGTTGGTCACTTTATAAAAGCTGCGCATGACGGTTTCATTCATCGCAGATGTCCATTTCATGCGCTGTCTTTGTAGTCCCGCCTGGGTGAGCGCTGGCTGAATTTCCTGCGCAGCACCTTCAGCGAGGGGGGCTCGTAATGGTGTTGGGCCCTCCTGGTCGTTTTGTTGTTGAAGAGGAGGAGGTGTAGTTTCTTGAATGACAGGTTGCCGCCTCCTTAACTCCCTGCCACCGACGGTCCGCATACTGTCATGTCCAGCGCCGGCTCCAGACATGCCCTGGCGATCCCCAGGCAGCGACCTTTCTCCGAGGCATCTTCTGCTTCGTGTCTCCATTTCCATGGGTGTACCACCATTTAACCCTGGTGGTCCAAGTTgttcttttagtcgccttttacgacaggcagaacGTACCAGGAGGCTATTCTACCCCGACCTCCCACggggaaaattattattattattattattattattattattattattattattattattattattattattattaacagaaagttgtggaaaatagggtcgaattagatctattagttgttgtgtttaagtaAGCTttttgatatactaatgaaaaccgtatgactattggtaagcaataaatgaaacaaatacgtttaaaaaaaggatgctgtcacATTATGTACGTATTAAAagaaggaagaagctatatcgtttggtgtatacgatatatccaagcgtgtcgtcgataaatcgttaaaaaccaGGCAATTCGCAAGATTCCgaattttagaatcccagtacAGGTTTTGATTAACAACGTGAACACCGAACATATTCCAAACTTACTACAATAAAAAGTACCATATTAACCGGCTTATTGTGAATTTTGAgaaagtttttgtaattttgggaAAAACGCTAATGGTATAAAAGTTTTGCTTTCATATTTAAGTCTGCCAGGAAATTTTAGCTGAACAAGTCATGTGAAtgtatttttggtgatttttgaatgattttgattaaaaaaaatattttgagaaaaccgTTGAATGTATTCATAATAAATCAGGAAAAAAGTACCTGAAACGAAAACCATAACGATAAATTTATCCTGACtatatttcttttgtttcaGGTATGGCGAACGGCCCTCACCATCAATACCCCCCAGAACCggtaaaaaaactgaaaaaacgCCGAGAGCGCAAATCCTCGAAAACCATCCCGGGCGACTCCTCCGAGTTCACCGACGACAATTCCGCCGACGAACAATCGGACAAAACCACCCACTTACACCGCGTGCGAATCCCAGAAGATCAACCCCCGGAAGCGCCGCCGTGCTCCGTTGAAACTACCTCAGAAAAACCCTCCAGTGGAGACTCCACCACAACCGGTTGCGCCGATCAAAAGACTGAAACCAACTTAGACCAGACCCAACCGGATCACAAAAAACCTCCCTCGGTGCTTAAACCTGACGCAGAAGAGTTCATTCCACGTGCCTACCATCACCAACAAGCCCTAGGTGCCCCATTAAAGATGCTGCCACCCAATTTCATGCCCATACCGATCGTGCCTATACCAGGGCCGCCCCATCCCGCATTTATACCCCCCGGTTTCCCCATTAACTTCATACCGCCGAAGATTTATCCTACCGCTGCTCCGACCTTCACCCCACCCATCGTCCAGGAGAGCCAATGCGAAGACAACGAGAGTAAAATTGAAGAAAGCACTGCCACCCCCAGTCACACCCCTGTGGTAGAAGAAAACAAACCCCATAGCAAAGCAATTGATATTGCCACGATTGTATCCAAACTGAACGCCGTCCGACAAGAGCAACAAGAAAACCCCCCGAAAGATGTTGAAGAAAGAGTTCAGAAGCCTCAAGTGTTTAAGAGAAACTTCTATAATAGATATAGAGGCTCGGTTCAAGCTCAGGAGAGCCCTAGGCATAAGCCGAGAGAAGCGGCAGAAGGATTCCAGAGGAAGCCCTGGAAGTCCCAGAGTAATAAGCTGGAAAGTCCTCAGAAGCACCACAATAATACCAAGAAGTTTCATGTAAAAGAAGAGCAAGTAAAGCCGAAACCCAGTCCGAGCCAGTGGATCTCAGTCTCCAgcaggaagaagaagaagaacaagcCTACGGAAGACCCTGAAGAGATCGACAATAACAATGTAGAAGAAGAGATTTTGAGTTCAGTTGAAACCACTGAATTGTTCGAAAGTTACGATGTTAGTCTACTAGTGGACGTGGTCCCTCCTTCTCAGCTTGCTCAAAAAGacgaagaacaagaagaagagAAAAGAATCGAGAATATCCTTAGCAGCATAGCCCAGAAAGAAGTGATAACTAATGGCAAAGTAACCCCCCCAGACATCAAAGAAGTAAGCGAGATTGAGAAAGAAATCATTGTTAAGATTGAAGAGAGTGATCAGATTGAGAAATCTCTAGTAGAAGAAGTCACTACTGAAGAATGTAAACCGAAAAAGAGATCAAAGAAAGGCACCCAGAAGCCCTTAACGAAAAAGGTGATCATCACAGACATCTTTGAGGAACCCCCAGAGGAGCCAGTTAAACAAACTGTGAAAAAACCCTTGAAACCCGCGGAAACTCCAAAGGAACCCACTCCAGAACCggaaaagaaaaccaaaaagaaaaagaaaaagaaaccgTCCCTCGCCCCCATGAACGACTCTGGAGACAATTTGGAGGTTTTCCTCGCATCTGAAGAAGACAAAACCACCGACGACATATCCTTGGAGCTAGACAAACTGATCCAGAAAGGAATGTTCAGTTCCCTGCAGTCGAACATCCAGGAATCAGACGAGTTTTTCATGAGCTTCCCGTCTTCCACGAAGACTCCCGATTATAATCGAATCTTTCAAAGTACCAGGCAGTTTCTAAAGCCCAATATGGTAAGTGTAGAGCACGATATTAAAGTAGATAGTCTTTATAAGGGTCATATTAAATCGCATTCTTCTACTGTAGACACTGCCGATCCGACCGCTGGACCTCATTTAAGCCTTCAACCACAGGAGGTACCTTCGAGTTGTCCAGAAACTCCTCCTGCTGTTGATCACGATGATGTTGCAAAATTAGTTGAAGAAGTAATAGTTGAGCAGTGTGATGGTGCACAGTTGCCATCAATCACACTTGCTGTAAAAGAATGGATGTGCAAGACCAGAGAAACCACTCCGGACGTGGAGATTCTAAAGAGTCCTGAAGAGATTCAAAAATATCTAgaagaggaggaggaggaggaggataCTCTCTTTGATGACGAAAAAGATGACTTGCTCGAGTTTTGGGACAACTTGAACTGTGATGATAATATTCTGCAGAAAGACAACAGTGTGAAAAGTGTGAAAGATGATGCTGAAATGAAGTGTTGTACTGATAAAATAAAGCTCGAAAATAATGAAGAAGTGAAAGTGTACGATGGTAAAAATGAAACTTCGAAGTTTCTCGATGAAGAAAATGATGCTCAAAAAAAGGAGGAGAAGCTTCCGCATCGCACCCGTGCATGTTGTATATTACAATAAGTTGTTAAAGTTTTAATGtgaaaaatatcataatatgAGGTTGCGTAATGTTGAATATTCTTTGTAATAATTGTTAcagatgtttaattttttacgctTGTTAGAGTAACGTTTTATTCTAAGTGGGTTATGGAAATGATGTCATAGGCTTGACTAGtacctaaatgttttttctgggcagtatatataaaatttcatttcttccaggcagttatttTTGGGTTCTATAGGCAATTCCAAGATATTTGAGGAATATCCAGTTTAaacgttattaattttaatacgtgatagagaaattaattttcattataaaatttttcttagaaatgtttaataacaaagatacagggtgttgttatatttatttatttatcacaaCTTTCAAACGACCatctcaattttaattaaatttcgcaggcaggttattgtagtgaattgtgAATTAttgatgaagccaatttttaaaaaaatttccagtGGCGTAACGTACAGAGAGACTTGCTCtttttttgcctcaaatctgcgaggtgataaaatatttttttataagaagtcaagtGTTAGATTCtctatttaattaagaaaaaaaagttaatcctgcaaaattatgatttaaggcactgtttttaaccCAGATACCCCTGAAGCTCTTAAcgtttgttttttgttatatagtTTTGTAAATCTACTTATTgggttaaaataaacatatttttctagtaaattttttagttcCACTTTTAGATTTTTCTGTAAAAGCCGTCGGTTTAAACATACGGTAGCAATATCTATAAGGTACTAGAACTCAATTAttcttataaacttataaaaCGTTATTTAGAAAcgagattttttttaaccaataataatagattagtttttagtatggtaaccgttgattgaaaagggaatCGCCTGAAAAGGGAatcgcctcttcaatcaacgatggtaacttaaaaaacacatttttgaatGAAGTGCAACATCACACTTCTGGCATCTGAATGCTGCTTGTTTGTGGCAAAATGCGCAGCGGGTTTGCTTTTCCTGCCATATCTGCGTTTTATTCTGCCATATCCAAAGCATGTGAAAACAAGCAAAAATACCACTTCTTTCCTCTGATTTCTACGCGGTAAAGGCTTATATTTTGGTCAGCCCTATCAACACCGCCCATGTTTTCGTTGTATTTTTTGATCAAACATGGCTGCTCAACATGTatcattttcttttctttctgaGAGAAGCGTTTGACTTGCTGTGTCGGAAAAGGAGATGTTACATTTGAGGCGATTGTAACAACACTATTGTCATTCCATTTacatacaatattattttggttctcctttaaaagataatcaaaaCTACCACGGAATTTTTTCTTGAACATACTGGATTTTTCAAGAGGGCTATCTGATAGTCTGTTTTCTCGCAGAGTTCCTGTACATTTGAGCCCCCTGGAGGTCAGCTTAGCCAACAGACGTAATGACGTAAACAAATTGTCACAAAAGATATGGAAAGGAGCTTTTTCACATTGAGACTGAATAATATCAGCAAACTGAAGTACAACACTAGCCCCTAAGCCAAGAGGacgatattttttagaaataatagtTGTGGACCCTTGATACGGCTCAAACCATTCAATGTATCCCTTTTTAGTTGTTCCCACCCATACCTTATAACCCCAACGAATGGGCTTTCCTCAGATGaactgttttaataataataataataagctttatttccaacaggttacatatacccagttacaggaaaatcaattaaatatataaatgtacgaatgcatgaattgtattagattcatgcaactaaactataaaagaactataaaagaattgctatataataaaaaaaaagtagtgaacttgagaaaataaataataaaaaatcaacactaaattaggataagaatcaagaattaatttaaatcaaaagaccaaaaaaaaaatgagtaaataaatgtattcaagctaaaaactaaataacctagccttccccaccgaccatacgcaggtgattCAAGATAAGTGCCAAATCGTCATGATaaatgtcacaagaatcagcaatagtgttaaagttttgacacataaagtgaataggactctggtacagaatgttggacctggctgtgtccaagttaaaagctggacactgtctggatcctgggcgtggtatctgaaagcaaatcctttgcaaaagggatgggcagtcaattttatggttaagtaaattaaacaagaatttcaccgaatgcatttctctcctcttcgcaagtgaccgttcagtatatctagagagcagcaggttatggtcaaaaccccttggaggatagaatccatcatccttaaatgccaaacatttaaggaatcgccgttggactgattctaataggtgaatgtgctggttgtaaatgggagaccaaatgagggagcagtagtccagcctggatctaacaaatgcatagtagagcgttttggcagtggcagtgttcaaaaaaagtttgcaatttctaataataaagcctagcatgtgagtagctctagaaacagtatcttcgatgtgggggataaaagaaaatttgatccATGACCGCCGTAATAGGGTACCATCGACTCATCCACGCTATGGCACTCTTCAAGGGGTGCAAATGACTGAAATTTCTCATTCAGAGTAGAAAACAAAGGCCTCAGTTTCGAAAACTTATCGGTATTTTCAAGATTGTTGTTATCATTCAGGTGCAAATTCTGCATTATAAAACTAAAGCGATCTCGAGAAATCGCCGAATAGACTAACTTATTTCCTGCGTCACTGTTATTTTTCCCATTACATTGACCGTCGACTGTGAAATGAGTTGTATCTAGAGAGCAGTAAAACACCAacgaaacattttatttcactGGAATGTAATCACCTTGGCGATTGTGCTGAATAGCAtacaaattggaatattttacaACCAAGTCAATAATTTCGTCATCtataaactgaaaaaatagttctaaaggagataaagaattttttagtc
This window encodes:
- the LOC126733447 gene encoding titin-like isoform X2, whose product is MGKRARKTRWRALDIADEHSDSEESNTNSSAVSSRYSRVSNSTGYYSSKYSYSSQSTPARRRYNQYDGSIKSTRSSSTTSETKITFNEDEYTRITTPRQDVLFKKGYLNKPKTYQTQTSTGNSTISTGNSTENGTPDHQSTDLDYESQFMFPNGFVDQNGIYYVNSYEPYPLMLFNPPTYYHEFSNTKAKRYSTGSLSESMSPNNEEATSQDMSQSGGEASNSGVSDYSGPPIFNMVYPGYYVNGACTPTGMANGPHHQYPPEPVKKLKKRRERKSSKTIPGDSSEFTDDNSADEQSDKTTHLHRVRIPEDQPPEAPPCSVETTSEKPSSGDSTTTGCADQKTETNLDQTQPDHKKPPSVLKPDAEEFIPRAYHHQQALGAPLKMLPPNFMPIPIVPIPGPPHPAFIPPGFPINFIPPKIYPTAAPTFTPPIVQESQCEDNESKIEESTATPSHTPVVEENKPHSKAIDIATIVSKLNAVRQEQQENPPKDVEERVQKPQVFKRNFYNRYRGSVQAQESPRHKPREAAEGFQRKPWKSQSNKLESPQKHHNNTKKFHVKEEQVKPKPSPSQWISVSSRKKKKNKPTEDPEEIDNNNVEEEILSSVETTELFESYDVSLLVDVVPPSQLAQKDEEQEEEKRIENILSSIAQKEVITNGKVTPPDIKEVSEIEKEIIVKIEESDQIEKSLVEEVTTEECKPKKRSKKGTQKPLTKKVIITDIFEEPPEEPVKQTVKKPLKPAETPKEPTPEPEKKTKKKKKKKPSLAPMNDSGDNLEVFLASEEDKTTDDISLELDKLIQKGMFSSLQSNIQESDEFFMSFPSSTKTPDYNRIFQSTRQFLKPNMVSVEHDIKVDSLYKGHIKSHSSTVDTADPTAGPHLSLQPQEVPSSCPETPPAVDHDDVAKLVEEVIVEQCDGAQLPSITLAVKEWMCKTRETTPDVEILKSPEEIQKYLEEEEEEEDTLFDDEKDDLLEFWDNLNCDDNILQKDNSVKSVKDDAEMKCCTDKIKLENNEEVKVYDGKNETSKFLDEENDAQKKEEKLPHRTRACCILQ
- the LOC126733447 gene encoding titin-like isoform X1; the encoded protein is MGKRARKTRWRALDIADEHSDSEESNTNSSAVSSRYSRVSNSTGYYSSKYSYSSQSTPARRRYNQYDGSIKSTRSSSTTSETKITFNEDEYTRITTPRQDVLFKKGYLNKPKTYQTQTSTGNSTISTGNSTENGTPDHQSTGKYREFPREFSNVLTFSFVTDLDYESQFMFPNGFVDQNGIYYVNSYEPYPLMLFNPPTYYHEFSNTKAKRYSTGSLSESMSPNNEEATSQDMSQSGGEASNSGVSDYSGPPIFNMVYPGYYVNGACTPTGMANGPHHQYPPEPVKKLKKRRERKSSKTIPGDSSEFTDDNSADEQSDKTTHLHRVRIPEDQPPEAPPCSVETTSEKPSSGDSTTTGCADQKTETNLDQTQPDHKKPPSVLKPDAEEFIPRAYHHQQALGAPLKMLPPNFMPIPIVPIPGPPHPAFIPPGFPINFIPPKIYPTAAPTFTPPIVQESQCEDNESKIEESTATPSHTPVVEENKPHSKAIDIATIVSKLNAVRQEQQENPPKDVEERVQKPQVFKRNFYNRYRGSVQAQESPRHKPREAAEGFQRKPWKSQSNKLESPQKHHNNTKKFHVKEEQVKPKPSPSQWISVSSRKKKKNKPTEDPEEIDNNNVEEEILSSVETTELFESYDVSLLVDVVPPSQLAQKDEEQEEEKRIENILSSIAQKEVITNGKVTPPDIKEVSEIEKEIIVKIEESDQIEKSLVEEVTTEECKPKKRSKKGTQKPLTKKVIITDIFEEPPEEPVKQTVKKPLKPAETPKEPTPEPEKKTKKKKKKKPSLAPMNDSGDNLEVFLASEEDKTTDDISLELDKLIQKGMFSSLQSNIQESDEFFMSFPSSTKTPDYNRIFQSTRQFLKPNMVSVEHDIKVDSLYKGHIKSHSSTVDTADPTAGPHLSLQPQEVPSSCPETPPAVDHDDVAKLVEEVIVEQCDGAQLPSITLAVKEWMCKTRETTPDVEILKSPEEIQKYLEEEEEEEDTLFDDEKDDLLEFWDNLNCDDNILQKDNSVKSVKDDAEMKCCTDKIKLENNEEVKVYDGKNETSKFLDEENDAQKKEEKLPHRTRACCILQ
- the LOC126733447 gene encoding titin-like isoform X3, translating into MGKRARKTRWRALDIADEHSDSEESNTNSSAVSSRYSRVSNSTGYYSSKYSYSSQSTPARRRYNQYDGSIKSTRSSSTTSETKITFNEDEYTRITTPRQDVLFKKGYLNKPKTYQTQTSTGNSTISTGNSTENGTPDHQSTGKYREFPREFSNVLTFSFVTDLDYESQFMFPNGFVDQNGIYYVNSYEPYPLMLFNPPTYYHEFSNTKAKRYSTGSLSESMSPNNEEATSQDMSQSGGEASNSGVSDYSGPPIFNMVYPGYYVNGACTPTGMANGPHHQYPPEPVKKLKKRRERKSSKTIPGDSSEFTDDNSADEQSDKTTHLHRVRIPEDQPPEAPPCSVETTSEKPSSGDSTTTGCADQKTETNLDQTQPDHKKPPSVLKPDAEEFIPRAYHHQQALGAPLKMLPPNFMPIPIVPIPGPPHPAFIPPGFPINFIPPKIYPTAAPTFTPPIVQESQCEDNESKIEESTATPSHTPVVEENKPHSKAIDIATIVSKLNAVRQEQQENPPKDVEERVQKPQVFKRNFYNRYRGSVQAQESPRHKPREAAEGFQRKPWKSQSNKLESPQKHHNNTKKFHVKEEQVKPKPSPSQWISVSSRKKKKNKPTEDPEEIDNNNVEEEILSSVETTELFESYDVSLLVDVVPPSQLAQKDEEQEEEKRIENILSSIAQKEVITNGKVTPPDIKEVSEIEKEIIVKIEESDQIEKSLVEEVTTEECKPKKRSKKGTQKPLTKKVIITDIFEEPPEEPVKQTVKKPLKPAETPKEPTPEPEKKTKKKKKKKPSLAPMNDSGDNLEVFLASEEDKTTDDISLELDKLIQKGMFSSLQSNIQESDEFFMSFPSSTKTPDYNRIFQSTRQFLKPNMTLPIRPLDLI